The following are encoded together in the Pseudomonadota bacterium genome:
- a CDS encoding acyl-CoA thioesterase, translating to MNLFFRFIILLLTRLIIKKPQGPFDPCTSRFIVNPMDLDLNFHMNNGRYFSIMDLGRIDLMIRAGIFWKLFRQGYYPVVTSESIRFRRSLQLFERFEMISHIESWDDKDFYMTQKFMKGGHIIAEGSIKGRFKQRGKGSSSTSATFAAMNIPYEERELSELAKSQKQIEKLLAVPPQEKEQSK from the coding sequence ATGAACCTCTTTTTTAGATTTATCATCCTCCTTCTGACAAGGCTGATCATCAAAAAACCTCAAGGACCATTTGATCCCTGCACAAGTCGCTTTATTGTAAATCCAATGGACCTCGACCTGAACTTCCACATGAATAATGGCCGATACTTTTCTATCATGGACCTTGGCCGTATTGACCTCATGATTCGCGCTGGCATTTTCTGGAAGCTTTTCCGCCAAGGCTACTACCCAGTTGTGACCTCTGAAAGCATCCGATTTAGACGCTCCCTACAGCTCTTTGAACGCTTTGAAATGATCTCCCACATTGAATCATGGGATGATAAAGATTTCTACATGACACAAAAGTTCATGAAAGGTGGCCATATTATTGCCGAAGGCAGCATTAAAGGTCGCTTCAAACAGCGCGGAAAAGGCTCCTCTTCTACATCAGCAACATTTGCTGCCATGAATATCCCTTACGAAGAAAGAGAACTCTCAGAGCTTGCCAAGAGTCAAAAGCAAATTGAGAAGCTCCTTGCCGTGCCTCCACAAGAAAAAGAGCAATCAAAATAG